The Shinella zoogloeoides genome includes a region encoding these proteins:
- a CDS encoding NnrS family protein has protein sequence MTASQSAARVSRAVPRGLSRTGPVLFSYGFRPFFLGGGLWAIVAMALWIAAISGRIDLAGDYGAANWHAHEMLFGFASAVLAGFLLTAVPNWTGRLPVSGWPLGGLFALWCAGRLALLATDGIGVVAAAVIDGLFLPVLLAICTREVVAGRKWKDLKVLGGLLALSLANGIFHVAVIDGGHDHMALRLAVSAYIVLVMIVGGRIVPSFTRNWLNKFGRTDFPVPYNRYDTVAILGGVAALAAWAAAPDHPVTAVLGAAAALVHAARLYRWRGWTVAPEKLLLVLHAAYAFIPLGLAAIGVSALGLLEERSVLHLLSVGGVACMMLAMMTRASLGHTGHALTASRLTIAAYAALILCALVRPLGEILPDASATIYAVAGLLWIIAFGLFSFEYAPILARKRRTPL, from the coding sequence ATGACTGCAAGCCAATCCGCCGCGCGCGTCAGCCGCGCCGTCCCGCGCGGCCTTTCCCGCACGGGGCCGGTGCTGTTTTCCTACGGTTTCCGGCCCTTCTTCCTCGGCGGCGGCCTCTGGGCCATCGTGGCGATGGCCTTGTGGATCGCGGCGATCTCCGGGCGGATCGACCTTGCCGGCGACTATGGCGCGGCCAACTGGCATGCGCACGAAATGCTCTTCGGCTTCGCCTCCGCCGTGCTCGCCGGCTTCCTGCTGACGGCCGTGCCGAACTGGACGGGGCGCCTGCCGGTGTCGGGCTGGCCGCTCGGCGGCCTCTTCGCCCTCTGGTGCGCCGGGCGCCTCGCGCTGCTCGCCACGGACGGGATCGGCGTCGTGGCCGCCGCCGTGATCGACGGGCTGTTCCTTCCCGTGCTGCTCGCCATCTGCACGCGCGAAGTCGTGGCGGGCCGCAAGTGGAAGGACCTGAAGGTGCTGGGCGGCCTGCTGGCGCTGTCGCTCGCCAACGGCATCTTCCATGTCGCGGTGATCGACGGCGGCCATGACCACATGGCGCTGCGCCTTGCCGTTTCGGCCTATATCGTGCTGGTGATGATCGTCGGCGGCCGCATCGTGCCGAGCTTCACGCGCAACTGGCTGAACAAGTTCGGCCGCACGGATTTTCCCGTGCCGTACAACCGCTACGACACCGTCGCCATTCTCGGCGGCGTGGCGGCGCTCGCCGCCTGGGCGGCCGCGCCGGACCATCCCGTCACGGCGGTGCTCGGCGCTGCCGCCGCCCTCGTGCATGCCGCCCGCCTCTACCGCTGGCGCGGATGGACGGTGGCGCCGGAAAAGCTGCTGCTCGTGCTGCACGCCGCCTATGCCTTCATCCCGCTCGGCCTTGCCGCCATCGGCGTCAGCGCGCTCGGCCTCCTGGAGGAGCGGTCGGTGCTGCATCTTCTTTCGGTCGGCGGGGTCGCCTGCATGATGCTGGCGATGATGACGCGCGCGAGCCTCGGCCATACCGGCCATGCGCTGACGGCCTCGCGCCTGACGATCGCCGCCTATGCGGCCTTGATCCTCTGCGCGCTGGTGCGCCCGCTCGGCGAGATCCTGCCCGATGCGAGCGCCACGATCTATGCCGTCGCCGGCCTACTCTGGATCATCGCCTTCGGCCTCTTCTCGTTCGAATATGCGCCGATCCTCGCGCGCAAGCGGCGCACGCCGCTCTGA
- a CDS encoding Crp/Fnr family transcriptional regulator: MKIDRTVVRSLALFERMSDEDLDRLLAHATARRVAQGDAVFEQGQQAASFFLLLHGRLKVTQVTEDGQQIIVRVVHPGDLFGFAKALQRADYPGTARAATESVILGWPTDLWPHFVEQNPRLAVTAMQTIGQRLEEAHTRIREMSTQEVERRVAHAVLRLSQQAGRKEADGVRIDFPISRQDIAEMTGTTLHTVSRILSAWESRGLVEGGRQKLLIRDLPGLSSLADGARD, translated from the coding sequence TTGAAAATCGACCGGACCGTCGTCCGCTCGCTCGCCCTGTTCGAGAGGATGAGCGACGAGGACCTCGACAGGCTTCTCGCCCATGCGACCGCGCGCCGCGTGGCGCAGGGCGACGCCGTCTTCGAGCAGGGCCAGCAGGCGGCGAGCTTCTTCCTCCTCCTGCATGGCCGGCTCAAGGTGACGCAGGTGACGGAGGACGGCCAGCAGATCATCGTGCGCGTCGTCCATCCCGGCGATCTCTTCGGCTTCGCCAAGGCCCTGCAGCGGGCGGACTATCCCGGCACCGCGCGGGCGGCGACGGAAAGCGTGATCCTCGGCTGGCCGACGGACCTCTGGCCGCATTTCGTCGAGCAGAATCCCCGCCTTGCCGTCACGGCCATGCAGACGATCGGCCAGCGGCTGGAAGAGGCCCATACCCGCATCCGCGAGATGTCGACGCAGGAGGTGGAGCGCCGCGTCGCCCATGCCGTGCTGCGGCTTTCGCAGCAGGCCGGAAGGAAGGAAGCGGATGGCGTGCGTATCGACTTCCCGATCTCGCGGCAGGACATCGCCGAGATGACCGGCACGACGCTGCACACCGTTTCGCGCATCCTGAGCGCCTGGGAGTCCCGCGGCCTCGTCGAGGGCGGCCGGCAGAAGCTGCTCATCCGCGATCTGCCCGGCCTTTCATCGCTCGCCGACGGCGCGCGCGACTGA
- a CDS encoding metal-sulfur cluster assembly factor: MEDEEKAALADDIRNALRMIIDPEIGRNIVDLGLIYDVAVEEGGVVRVTMTTTTRGCPASGYLKEAVGNCVWHVPGVEYAEVHMTYEPPWTPDMMDA; this comes from the coding sequence ATGGAAGACGAGGAAAAGGCCGCGCTCGCGGACGATATCCGCAACGCGCTGCGCATGATTATCGACCCGGAGATCGGCCGCAACATCGTCGATCTCGGCCTGATCTACGACGTCGCGGTGGAAGAGGGCGGCGTCGTCCGCGTCACCATGACCACGACGACGCGCGGTTGCCCGGCGAGCGGCTATCTGAAGGAAGCGGTGGGCAATTGCGTCTGGCATGTGCCGGGCGTGGAATATGCCGAGGTGCATATGACCTACGAGCCGCCGTGGACGCCGGACATGATGGACGCATGA
- the napF gene encoding ferredoxin-type protein NapF — protein sequence MKREALSRRDFLSGGKRSEAACIRPPGIVEDALAACTGCDQCVEHCPASIISLADGLPALDFTLGECTFCGACAEHCPEPVFTTGHIHRFDHIVSFAATCLSFQRVDCQACRDVCPTAAIRFRPVRGGPFVPDLIASACTGCGACISVCPVGAVAAVPLNAEAIHA from the coding sequence ATGAAGCGGGAGGCCTTGTCGAGACGCGATTTCCTGAGCGGCGGGAAGCGGAGCGAAGCCGCCTGCATCCGGCCGCCGGGCATCGTGGAAGACGCGCTTGCTGCCTGCACCGGCTGCGACCAATGCGTCGAGCATTGTCCGGCCAGCATTATCAGCCTGGCCGATGGCCTGCCGGCGCTCGATTTCACCCTCGGCGAATGCACCTTCTGCGGCGCCTGCGCGGAGCACTGTCCCGAGCCGGTCTTCACGACCGGCCATATTCACCGTTTCGACCACATCGTTTCCTTTGCCGCCACCTGCCTGTCGTTCCAGCGGGTCGACTGTCAGGCCTGTCGCGACGTCTGTCCGACGGCGGCGATCCGCTTCCGCCCGGTGCGCGGCGGGCCTTTCGTGCCGGACCTTATCGCGAGCGCCTGCACCGGCTGCGGCGCCTGCATTTCCGTCTGTCCCGTCGGTGCGGTCGCAGCCGTGCCGCTGAACGCGGAGGCTATCCATGCCTGA
- a CDS encoding formylglycine-generating enzyme family protein — protein MAALTSGTSWTSLTLPALLLAALAALAGALAVKTDLVGGAPVGHVLDEPLTVEIAPRSFTYRESGEFYRAGYAVDGPQKTVTASRALTIMKYQVTAADYGRCVADGACAAAEPGFAPKDAADTPATGVSYDDAAAYAAWLSARTGEIWTLPSDRDLAFAAGERFPDDALGVDIDSTNPAERWLADYRRETARKASRDPVPQPLGRFGENEYGLADFAGNVWEWTTTCNRRVNLDKAGEVLNDTSSCGIYVASGKHRAAMSSFVRNPKGGGCAVGVPPDNVGFRLVKDTRWYAPLLAAFRARGIPL, from the coding sequence ATGGCTGCACTGACATCGGGCACATCCTGGACGTCGCTCACCCTTCCCGCCCTCTTGCTCGCCGCCCTCGCCGCCCTCGCCGGGGCGCTCGCGGTCAAGACCGACCTCGTCGGCGGCGCGCCGGTTGGCCATGTGCTGGACGAGCCGCTGACGGTGGAGATCGCCCCGCGCAGCTTCACCTATCGCGAGAGCGGCGAATTCTACCGCGCCGGCTATGCCGTCGACGGGCCGCAGAAGACCGTCACGGCAAGCCGTGCGCTCACCATCATGAAATACCAGGTCACGGCCGCCGATTACGGGCGCTGCGTGGCGGATGGCGCCTGCGCGGCGGCCGAGCCCGGCTTCGCCCCGAAGGACGCCGCCGACACACCCGCGACCGGCGTCAGCTATGACGACGCGGCCGCCTATGCCGCCTGGCTCAGCGCGCGCACCGGCGAGATCTGGACGCTGCCGAGCGACCGGGACCTCGCCTTCGCCGCCGGGGAACGCTTCCCCGACGATGCGCTCGGCGTCGATATCGACAGCACCAATCCGGCGGAACGCTGGCTGGCGGACTATCGCCGCGAGACGGCGCGCAAGGCCTCGCGCGATCCCGTTCCCCAGCCGCTCGGCCGCTTCGGCGAGAACGAATACGGCCTTGCCGATTTCGCCGGAAATGTCTGGGAATGGACGACGACCTGCAATCGCCGCGTCAATCTCGACAAAGCGGGCGAGGTGCTGAACGACACCTCCTCCTGCGGCATCTATGTCGCCAGCGGCAAGCACCGCGCGGCGATGAGTTCCTTCGTGCGCAATCCCAAGGGCGGCGGCTGCGCCGTCGGCGTGCCGCCGGACAATGTGGGGTTCCGGCTCGTCAAGGATACCCGCTGGTACGCGCCGCTCCTCGCCGCATTCCGGGCGCGCGGCATCCCGCTCTGA
- the nirK gene encoding copper-containing nitrite reductase produces the protein MTEQLQMTRRTILGGAAFAGVLTPIIAASMAHAEGGAAEAGKAAPADIARLERVKVELVKPPFVHAHSQKAEGGPKIYEFTMTIEEKKMILDDKGTEVHAMTFNGSVPGPLMVVHQGDYVELTLINPETNELQHNIDFHSATGALGGGALTVVNPGERTVLRFKATKAGVFVYHCAPPGMVPWHVTSGMNGAIMVLPREGLTDGHGKELTYDRVYYVGEQDFYVPRDEAGNYKKYDSVGEAYDDTLKVMRTLTPSHIVFNGAVGALTGENALKAEVGEKVLIVHSQANRDTRPHLIGGHGDYVWSTGKFRNVPDVDQETWFIPGGTAGAAFYTFEQPGIYAYVNHNLIEAFELGAAAHFTVTGEWNDDLMTSVTPPNGV, from the coding sequence ATGACTGAGCAGCTTCAGATGACTCGCCGCACGATCCTGGGCGGAGCCGCCTTTGCGGGCGTCCTGACGCCGATCATTGCGGCCTCGATGGCGCATGCCGAGGGCGGCGCGGCGGAAGCCGGCAAGGCCGCACCGGCCGACATCGCCAGGCTGGAGCGGGTGAAGGTCGAGCTGGTCAAGCCGCCCTTCGTCCACGCCCATAGCCAGAAGGCCGAAGGCGGACCCAAGATCTACGAATTCACCATGACGATCGAGGAAAAGAAGATGATCCTCGACGACAAGGGCACGGAAGTCCATGCCATGACCTTCAACGGCTCGGTCCCCGGCCCGCTGATGGTGGTGCACCAGGGCGACTATGTCGAACTGACGCTCATCAACCCAGAGACGAACGAGCTGCAGCACAATATCGACTTCCATTCGGCCACCGGCGCCCTCGGCGGCGGCGCGCTGACCGTGGTCAACCCGGGCGAGCGGACGGTGCTGCGCTTCAAGGCCACCAAGGCCGGCGTCTTCGTCTACCATTGCGCACCTCCCGGAATGGTGCCCTGGCACGTCACCTCGGGCATGAACGGCGCCATCATGGTGCTGCCGCGCGAGGGCCTGACGGACGGGCACGGCAAGGAGCTGACCTATGACCGCGTCTACTATGTCGGCGAGCAGGACTTCTACGTGCCTCGCGACGAAGCGGGGAACTACAAGAAGTACGACAGCGTCGGCGAGGCCTATGACGACACGCTGAAGGTCATGCGCACGCTGACCCCGAGCCACATCGTCTTCAACGGCGCGGTCGGGGCCCTCACCGGCGAGAACGCCCTGAAGGCCGAGGTGGGCGAGAAGGTGCTGATCGTGCATTCGCAGGCCAACCGTGACACCCGTCCGCACCTCATCGGCGGCCATGGCGACTATGTCTGGTCGACCGGCAAGTTCCGCAACGTGCCGGATGTCGACCAGGAGACCTGGTTCATTCCGGGCGGCACGGCGGGCGCGGCCTTCTACACCTTCGAGCAGCCGGGCATCTACGCCTATGTCAACCACAACCTGATCGAAGCCTTCGAGCTCGGCGCGGCCGCGCATTTCACGGTCACGGGCGAGTGGAACGACGACCTGATGACCTCGGTCACGCCGCCGAACGGCGTCTGA
- a CDS encoding DUF2249 domain-containing protein — protein sequence MPDVSTEIAPKVLDVRPILQNGGEPFQEIMQAVRELAPGQGLKLVAPFRPQPLFRVMEGRGFDHEAREIADGHWEVLFTPQPAASVETSADAGNPETWPDPSFHLDLSDLDPPEPMVRLLAAAEKLEAGEVLFALLSREPVFLFPELVKRGHQWAGNFDEAGTAYRILVRAGRPKG from the coding sequence ATGCCCGATGTTTCAACCGAGATCGCACCGAAAGTCCTCGACGTGCGGCCGATCCTCCAGAACGGCGGCGAGCCGTTCCAGGAGATCATGCAGGCGGTGCGGGAGCTCGCGCCCGGGCAGGGGCTGAAGCTCGTCGCCCCCTTCCGCCCGCAGCCGCTCTTCCGCGTCATGGAGGGCCGCGGCTTCGATCATGAGGCCCGCGAGATCGCGGACGGTCACTGGGAAGTGCTGTTCACGCCGCAGCCTGCCGCATCGGTCGAGACCTCGGCCGATGCCGGCAATCCCGAGACCTGGCCCGATCCCTCCTTCCATCTCGACCTCTCGGACCTCGATCCGCCGGAACCGATGGTGCGCCTCCTCGCCGCCGCGGAAAAGCTGGAGGCGGGCGAGGTGCTTTTCGCGCTGCTCTCGCGCGAGCCGGTGTTCCTGTTCCCCGAACTCGTCAAGCGTGGCCACCAGTGGGCCGGCAATTTCGATGAGGCCGGCACCGCCTACCGCATCCTCGTGCGGGCCGGCCGGCCGAAGGGGTGA
- a CDS encoding chaperone NapD encodes MPEARPHHISSAVIAAKPGCLDSILAALAGFENVEVHGADKGKIVVVIEGPSTGVLGDTLMRISLIDGVIAANMVFEQIYTEEDEADGQRTDAA; translated from the coding sequence ATGCCTGAGGCGCGGCCCCATCACATTTCGAGCGCGGTGATCGCCGCCAAGCCCGGCTGCCTCGACAGCATCCTTGCGGCCCTTGCGGGCTTCGAGAATGTCGAGGTGCACGGCGCGGACAAGGGCAAGATCGTCGTGGTGATCGAAGGGCCGAGCACCGGCGTACTCGGCGATACGCTCATGCGCATCTCCCTCATCGACGGCGTGATCGCCGCCAACATGGTTTTCGAACAGATCTATACGGAAGAGGACGAGGCTGATGGGCAGCGAACTGACGCGGCGTGA
- the napE gene encoding periplasmic nitrate reductase, NapE protein, protein MSPEAGKPSRRRELITFFILAFGIWPIVAVGVVGGYGFLVWMFQIVYGPPGPPGH, encoded by the coding sequence CTGTCGCCGGAGGCTGGAAAGCCGAGCCGGCGCCGTGAATTGATCACTTTCTTCATTCTTGCCTTCGGCATCTGGCCCATCGTCGCGGTGGGGGTGGTCGGCGGCTACGGCTTCCTCGTCTGGATGTTCCAGATCGTCTACGGGCCCCCCGGCCCGCCCGGGCACTGA